Proteins encoded together in one Psychrobacter sanguinis window:
- the sucC gene encoding ADP-forming succinate--CoA ligase subunit beta — MNLHEYQAKLLLESYGLPIQKGIIAYNGEEAAEAFDKTPTDVAVIKAQVHAGGRGKAGGVKLAKTREEAKEIAESLIGTNLVTYQTDAEGQPVNFVLVAEDMYPVQTELYLGAVVDRATRRVTFMASTEGGVEIEKVAEETPEKIFSITVDPLVGLLPFQAREVGFKLGLEGKQINQFVKLMTGAYKAFIENDFDMIEINPLAVRENGELACVDGKIGVDSNALFRQPKIAELHDPSQENERELKAAEFDLNYVALEGNIGCMVNGAGLAMATMDIIKLYGGKPANFLDVGGGATKERVVEAFKIILEDESVKGVLINIFGGIVRCDMIAEAIIAAVKEVNVTVPVVVRLEGNNAELGAKLLDESDVKVISAQGLSDAAQKIVDAVKTA; from the coding sequence ATGAATTTACATGAGTATCAAGCAAAACTATTGCTAGAAAGCTATGGTCTACCTATTCAAAAAGGGATCATTGCTTACAATGGTGAAGAAGCTGCTGAAGCTTTTGACAAAACCCCAACGGATGTTGCGGTAATCAAAGCACAGGTTCACGCTGGTGGCCGTGGTAAAGCAGGTGGCGTTAAGCTTGCTAAAACTCGTGAAGAAGCTAAAGAAATCGCAGAGTCGCTAATCGGTACTAACCTAGTTACTTACCAAACTGACGCTGAAGGTCAGCCAGTAAACTTCGTACTAGTTGCAGAAGACATGTATCCAGTACAAACTGAGTTGTACCTAGGTGCTGTTGTTGACCGTGCTACTCGTCGCGTAACTTTCATGGCATCAACTGAAGGTGGTGTTGAGATTGAAAAAGTTGCCGAAGAAACACCAGAAAAAATCTTTAGCATCACGGTTGATCCTTTAGTTGGTTTATTGCCTTTCCAAGCACGTGAAGTAGGCTTCAAACTCGGTCTTGAAGGCAAGCAAATCAATCAGTTTGTTAAATTAATGACAGGTGCTTATAAAGCATTCATCGAAAACGATTTTGACATGATTGAAATCAACCCACTAGCGGTTCGTGAAAATGGCGAATTGGCATGTGTGGATGGCAAAATCGGTGTGGATTCAAACGCTTTATTCCGTCAGCCAAAAATTGCTGAGTTACATGACCCATCACAAGAAAATGAGCGTGAGCTTAAAGCGGCTGAATTTGACCTAAACTACGTTGCTTTAGAAGGTAACATTGGTTGTATGGTTAACGGTGCCGGTCTTGCTATGGCAACGATGGACATCATTAAACTATATGGCGGTAAGCCAGCTAACTTCCTAGACGTTGGTGGTGGTGCAACTAAAGAGCGCGTTGTAGAAGCATTCAAAATCATCCTAGAAGATGAAAGCGTAAAAGGCGTTCTAATCAATATCTTCGGTGGTATCGTACGTTGTGACATGATTGCTGAAGCCATCATTGCAGCGGTTAAAGAAGTGAATGTAACTGTACCTGTCGTGGTTCGCTTAGAAGGTAACAATGCTGAATTAGGTGCTAAGCTGTTAGATGAGTCTGATGTGAAAGTAATTTCAGCTCAAGGCCTATCTGATGCTGCGCAAAAAATTGTTGATGCTGTAAAAACTGCATAA
- the lpdA gene encoding dihydrolipoyl dehydrogenase, translating into MKDNYDLVVIGGGPGGYEAAIRAGQLGMSVACIEKRVYKGEPALGGTCLNVGCIPSKALLDSSHRYEATKHELAEHGITTSDVEIDVAKMIERKEGIVKQLTGGVAMLLKGNGVDWLQGWGTLVDGKGAEKKVKFTALEDESETVITAKNVILAAGSVPIDIPVAPVNNEEGIIVDSTGALDFTETPKRLGVIGAGVIGLELGSVWRRLGAEVVVYEALPEFLAAADKDIAKEAGKLLKKQGLDIRVDTKVTNAEVKDGQVVVTSEKGGESNEETFDKLIVCVGRRAYSEKLLGEDSGITLTDRGLVEVDDQCKTNLDGVYAIGDLVRGPMLAHKAMEEGMMAVERIHGEKAQVNYDTIINVIYTHPEIAWVGLTEQAAKEQGYEVKTGSFNLAANGRALAQSEAQGSIKVVADAKTDRLLGMHAICAGAGDIVHQGMIAMEFVSSIEDLQLMTFAHPTISEAVHEAALSADGRAIHAIQRKKRK; encoded by the coding sequence ATGAAAGACAATTATGATTTAGTGGTTATCGGTGGCGGTCCTGGTGGTTATGAAGCAGCCATTCGTGCCGGTCAATTGGGTATGAGCGTAGCTTGTATCGAAAAACGCGTTTACAAAGGTGAGCCTGCGCTAGGCGGTACTTGCTTAAACGTAGGTTGTATCCCCTCAAAAGCATTATTAGATTCTTCACACCGTTATGAAGCGACCAAACATGAGCTTGCTGAGCACGGCATCACCACAAGTGATGTGGAAATCGACGTTGCTAAAATGATCGAGCGCAAAGAAGGTATCGTTAAGCAGTTAACCGGCGGTGTTGCCATGCTTCTTAAAGGCAATGGCGTAGACTGGTTACAAGGTTGGGGTACTTTAGTTGATGGTAAAGGCGCAGAGAAAAAAGTTAAATTTACCGCTCTAGAAGATGAATCAGAAACTGTTATTACTGCTAAAAACGTTATCTTAGCGGCCGGTTCTGTGCCTATCGATATCCCTGTTGCTCCAGTTAATAACGAAGAAGGCATTATCGTTGATTCAACTGGCGCTTTAGATTTCACTGAAACACCTAAGCGTTTGGGTGTAATTGGTGCCGGTGTTATCGGTCTAGAATTAGGTTCAGTATGGCGTCGTCTAGGCGCTGAAGTAGTGGTTTATGAAGCGCTTCCTGAATTCCTGGCAGCTGCTGACAAAGACATCGCTAAAGAAGCAGGCAAATTGCTGAAAAAACAAGGTTTAGACATCCGTGTTGATACCAAAGTAACTAACGCTGAAGTTAAAGACGGCCAAGTGGTTGTAACCAGCGAAAAAGGTGGTGAGTCTAACGAAGAGACCTTCGACAAACTAATCGTTTGTGTCGGTCGCCGTGCTTATTCTGAAAAACTATTGGGTGAAGACTCAGGCATCACTTTAACAGACCGTGGTTTGGTTGAAGTAGATGATCAGTGTAAAACCAACCTTGATGGCGTTTATGCTATCGGTGACTTAGTACGTGGTCCAATGCTTGCTCACAAAGCAATGGAAGAGGGTATGATGGCGGTTGAGCGTATCCATGGCGAGAAAGCTCAAGTGAATTATGATACTATCATCAACGTTATTTATACTCACCCAGAAATTGCTTGGGTAGGTCTAACTGAACAAGCCGCAAAAGAACAAGGTTATGAAGTTAAGACCGGTTCATTCAACTTAGCGGCTAACGGCCGTGCTCTAGCACAAAGCGAAGCTCAAGGCTCAATCAAAGTGGTTGCTGATGCAAAAACTGATCGCCTATTAGGTATGCATGCTATTTGTGCAGGCGCTGGTGATATCGTTCACCAAGGTATGATCGCTATGGAATTCGTTTCAAGCATTGAAGACCTACAGTTAATGACCTTTGCTCACCCAACAATTAGTGAAGCAGTACATGAAGCGGCTCTTTCAGCGGATGGTCGTGCAATCCACGCAATCCAACGTAAAAAGCGTAAATAA
- the odhB gene encoding 2-oxoglutarate dehydrogenase complex dihydrolipoyllysine-residue succinyltransferase, with protein sequence MAEIKAPVFPESVADGTIVEWHVSEGDQVNRDDILAEIETDKVVLEVVAPDDGVLTKIVKQVDDTVLSDELIAEFEAGATGNAGGSDSADEAKEEETESTSKEEQSAQGGKPQQGEVNEKDHKDQSPAVRKAAKESGVDPKNVEGSGRGGRVTKQDMANPTLKADSSIKSDSGRPVAESVGERTEKRVPMTRLRKTVANRLLAASQETAMLTTFNEVNMKPLMDLRAKYKDQFEKRHGTRLGFMSMFVKAATEALKRFPAVNASIDGDDIVYHGYYDIGVAVSSDRGLVVPVLRDTDRMSMADIEGGIREFAGKARDGKLSLQEMTGGTFTITNGGVFGSLMSTPILNPPQTAILGMHAINDRPMAVNGQVEILPMMYLALSYDHRMIDGKDAVQFLVTIKELVEDPAMLLLDL encoded by the coding sequence ATGGCAGAAATCAAAGCGCCCGTATTCCCAGAGTCAGTTGCTGACGGTACTATCGTTGAGTGGCATGTAAGTGAAGGCGATCAAGTAAACCGTGATGACATTCTAGCTGAAATCGAAACCGATAAAGTAGTATTAGAAGTTGTGGCGCCAGATGATGGTGTGTTAACTAAAATTGTTAAACAAGTAGATGACACTGTACTTTCTGATGAGCTAATCGCTGAATTTGAAGCTGGTGCAACTGGCAATGCCGGTGGTAGTGACTCAGCAGATGAAGCTAAAGAAGAAGAAACAGAAAGCACTTCTAAAGAAGAGCAATCAGCCCAAGGTGGCAAACCACAACAAGGCGAAGTTAACGAAAAAGATCATAAAGACCAAAGCCCTGCAGTTCGTAAAGCAGCAAAAGAGTCTGGTGTTGATCCTAAAAACGTTGAAGGTTCAGGCCGTGGTGGTCGTGTTACCAAACAAGACATGGCTAACCCAACGCTTAAAGCAGACAGCTCTATCAAGTCTGACAGTGGCCGTCCAGTAGCTGAGTCAGTAGGCGAACGTACTGAAAAACGTGTACCAATGACTCGTTTACGTAAAACTGTGGCCAACCGTCTGTTAGCCGCTTCACAAGAAACAGCAATGTTAACGACCTTTAACGAAGTTAACATGAAGCCATTAATGGACCTTCGTGCTAAGTACAAAGATCAGTTCGAAAAACGTCATGGTACTCGTCTAGGCTTTATGTCTATGTTTGTTAAAGCGGCGACTGAAGCTCTAAAACGCTTTCCAGCCGTTAACGCTTCAATCGACGGTGATGATATTGTTTATCATGGTTACTATGACATCGGTGTTGCAGTATCTTCAGACCGTGGTCTAGTGGTGCCTGTATTACGTGATACTGACCGTATGAGCATGGCTGACATCGAAGGTGGCATCCGTGAATTCGCAGGTAAAGCACGTGATGGTAAGCTTTCTCTACAAGAAATGACTGGTGGTACTTTCACTATCACTAACGGTGGTGTATTCGGTTCATTAATGTCAACACCAATCTTGAACCCACCACAAACAGCTATCCTTGGTATGCATGCTATCAACGATCGTCCAATGGCAGTAAATGGTCAAGTTGAAATTCTACCTATGATGTATCTAGCGTTGTCATACGATCACCGTATGATTGATGGTAAAGATGCGGTTCAGTTCTTAGTAACTATTAAAGAACTAGTAGAAGACCCAGCAATGCTACTATTAGACCTATAA
- a CDS encoding 2-oxoglutarate dehydrogenase E1 component yields MTNDDALKAADATELAGDNATYIESLYEQYLQDPDSVDADWKAYFKEYETGNDALHHVIQDQFLLLARNQSANKGVVAAPAADGSNANCLDPRHMGVQKLISAYRRRGHRRAQLDPLQLNPRAPVEDLTLEYHGLSEADLDTVFPTSDFNIGKPEATLREIIETLDRIYCRHIGLEYMHVTTSTEKRWFENYMETNLGHIKFDNEKKKEILERLTAAEGLEKYLARKYTGVKRFGLEGGESFIPAVHEIIQRAGGYGTKEMVIGMAHRGRLNLLVNILGKNPADLFDEFDGKVMPEKGSGDVKYHNGYSSNVMTPGGEAHLALAFNPSHLEIVSPVLEGSVRARQVRRNDTDGNLVLPLVVHGDAAIAAQGVVQETFQMSQTRAYTTGGTVHIVINNQVGFTTSRQEDARSTEYCTDIAKMVHAPILHVNGDDPEAVVFAAQMALDYRHEFHKDIVIDLFCYRRNGHNEADEPSATQPLMYAIIKKLPTTRTQYAERLLAEGVISEGEDKTLEDEYREALDKGEYVVNSLVREPNKELYVDWSPYLGHDLEDDWDTGVDIEKLKQFGRRMAEMPEDFKLQRQVQKVVEQRLAMQTGEEPLNWGAAETLAYATLVDEGYLVRITGEDVGRGTFSHRHSEIYNIENGDMYVPLAHLNDTQARFATYNSLLSEEAVLAFEYGYATTVPNALIVWEAQFGDFVNGAQVVIDQFISSGETKWQRVCGLTMLLPHGFEGQGPEHSSARLERFLQLCAEDNMQVITPTTPAQIFHALRRQAVRPIRKPLVVMSPKSLLRHKLATSELEELANGKFETVLPELDQVDNDKVTRIVMCGGKVYYDLLEQRRELGLDHVAIIRIEQLYPLPEERMVEEVQKYANLEEIVWCQEEPLNQGAWYYLAPHMFRIFGPQGDQPRVTKAHIVDPVARPASAAPATGLPSIHLRQQRELVAGGLGVDVDQLK; encoded by the coding sequence ATGACTAATGATGATGCTTTAAAAGCAGCAGATGCCACAGAGCTTGCAGGCGACAACGCAACTTATATCGAGTCGCTATACGAGCAATATTTACAAGATCCAGATAGCGTTGACGCTGACTGGAAAGCTTATTTTAAAGAATATGAAACCGGTAATGATGCGCTACACCATGTCATCCAAGACCAGTTCCTATTGCTAGCGCGCAATCAGAGCGCCAATAAGGGGGTCGTAGCTGCTCCTGCTGCGGACGGCTCGAATGCTAACTGCCTTGACCCAAGACATATGGGTGTGCAAAAGCTAATTTCAGCGTATCGCCGTCGTGGTCATCGCCGTGCACAGTTAGATCCTTTACAGTTAAACCCACGTGCACCTGTTGAAGATTTAACTTTAGAATACCACGGTCTATCAGAAGCGGATTTAGACACCGTATTCCCAACCAGTGATTTCAATATTGGTAAGCCTGAAGCGACCTTACGTGAAATTATTGAAACCTTAGATCGTATCTACTGCCGCCATATCGGCCTAGAGTACATGCATGTAACGACCAGCACTGAAAAACGCTGGTTTGAAAATTACATGGAAACCAACCTAGGTCACATCAAATTCGATAACGAAAAGAAAAAAGAAATTCTTGAGCGTTTAACTGCAGCTGAAGGCCTAGAGAAATATTTAGCCCGTAAATACACTGGTGTTAAGCGTTTTGGTCTAGAAGGTGGTGAAAGCTTTATCCCAGCCGTGCATGAAATCATTCAACGTGCGGGCGGTTACGGTACCAAAGAAATGGTTATCGGTATGGCTCACCGTGGTCGTCTAAACTTATTGGTAAACATTCTAGGTAAAAACCCAGCGGACTTATTTGATGAGTTCGATGGTAAAGTTATGCCAGAAAAAGGCTCAGGTGACGTTAAGTACCACAATGGTTACTCATCAAACGTGATGACGCCAGGTGGTGAAGCTCACTTAGCATTAGCTTTCAACCCATCGCATCTTGAGATTGTATCGCCAGTACTTGAAGGTTCGGTACGTGCACGTCAGGTTCGTCGTAATGATACAGACGGTAATTTAGTTCTGCCATTGGTCGTGCATGGTGATGCAGCGATTGCCGCTCAGGGCGTGGTACAAGAAACGTTCCAGATGTCACAGACCCGTGCTTATACTACAGGTGGTACGGTTCATATTGTTATCAATAACCAAGTGGGCTTCACCACTAGCCGTCAAGAAGATGCACGTTCTACTGAGTACTGTACTGATATCGCTAAAATGGTGCATGCACCAATCTTACACGTGAACGGTGATGATCCTGAAGCTGTAGTATTTGCCGCTCAAATGGCGTTAGATTATCGTCATGAATTCCATAAAGACATCGTTATTGACCTATTCTGCTACCGTCGTAATGGTCATAACGAAGCGGATGAGCCATCAGCGACTCAGCCATTAATGTATGCGATCATTAAGAAATTACCGACTACCCGCACTCAATATGCAGAAAGACTATTGGCAGAAGGTGTGATTTCAGAAGGCGAAGACAAAACGCTTGAAGATGAATACCGTGAAGCGTTAGACAAAGGTGAGTATGTTGTTAACTCATTGGTACGTGAGCCAAACAAAGAGCTATACGTTGACTGGAGCCCTTACCTAGGTCATGACTTAGAAGATGATTGGGATACAGGCGTAGATATTGAGAAGCTAAAACAGTTTGGTCGTCGTATGGCCGAAATGCCAGAAGACTTCAAGCTACAAAGACAAGTTCAAAAAGTCGTTGAACAGCGCTTAGCGATGCAAACCGGTGAAGAGCCATTGAACTGGGGTGCTGCTGAGACTTTGGCTTATGCAACTTTAGTTGATGAAGGTTACTTAGTACGTATTACTGGTGAAGATGTGGGCCGTGGTACTTTCTCACACCGTCATTCTGAAATTTATAACATAGAAAACGGCGATATGTATGTGCCATTAGCGCACTTAAATGATACTCAGGCCCGTTTTGCTACTTATAACTCTTTACTATCAGAAGAAGCAGTATTGGCCTTTGAATATGGTTATGCGACCACAGTGCCTAATGCGTTAATCGTTTGGGAAGCACAATTTGGTGACTTCGTAAACGGCGCACAAGTGGTTATTGACCAGTTTATCTCTAGTGGTGAAACCAAATGGCAACGTGTTTGTGGTCTAACCATGTTGTTACCACACGGCTTTGAAGGTCAAGGTCCTGAGCATTCATCTGCTCGTCTTGAGCGCTTCTTACAGCTATGTGCTGAAGACAACATGCAAGTAATCACACCGACTACACCGGCACAGATTTTCCATGCCTTACGTCGTCAAGCAGTTCGCCCAATTCGTAAGCCATTAGTAGTGATGTCACCTAAGAGCTTGTTACGTCATAAGCTTGCCACTTCAGAATTAGAAGAATTGGCAAATGGTAAGTTTGAGACAGTATTACCAGAATTGGATCAAGTGGATAACGACAAAGTAACCCGTATCGTAATGTGTGGTGGTAAGGTTTACTATGATTTACTTGAGCAACGTCGTGAGCTTGGTCTAGACCATGTGGCTATCATTCGTATCGAGCAGTTATACCCACTGCCTGAAGAAAGAATGGTAGAAGAAGTACAGAAATATGCCAACCTTGAAGAAATTGTATGGTGTCAAGAAGAGCCATTAAACCAAGGAGCTTGGTACTATCTAGCGCCGCATATGTTCCGCATCTTTGGACCACAAGGCGATCAACCACGTGTTACCAAAGCACATATTGTTGATCCTGTTGCCCGTCCTGCTTCAGCAGCGCCTGCAACCGGTCTGCCTTCAATCCACCTTCGTCAGCAAAGAGAATTGGTTGCTGGTGGCCTAGGTGTAGACGTTGATCAGTTAAAATAA
- a CDS encoding succinate dehydrogenase iron-sulfur subunit, producing MSRGTRTIEIYRYDPDKDAAPYMQTYTIELLDSDRMLLDVLLRLKKQDESITFRRSCREGICGSDGVNINGKNGLACLINMNTLPEKITVRPLPGLPVVRDLVVDMNQFYEQYEKVHPYLINDQPAPPTERLQSPEDREKLNGLYECILCACCSTSCPSFWWNPDKFLGPSALLNAYRFVADSRDSDTQARLARMDDPFSLFRCRGIMNCVAVCPKGLNPTRAIGHLRNLLLEQAG from the coding sequence ATGAGCCGAGGTACTCGCACCATTGAGATATACCGCTACGATCCTGATAAGGACGCAGCACCTTACATGCAAACTTATACGATCGAGCTTTTAGATTCTGATCGTATGTTGCTTGACGTTTTACTACGTTTGAAAAAACAAGATGAAAGCATCACTTTTAGACGCTCTTGCCGTGAAGGTATTTGTGGCTCTGATGGTGTTAACATCAATGGTAAAAACGGCTTGGCATGTTTGATTAACATGAACACTTTACCAGAGAAAATCACAGTACGTCCTCTACCAGGTCTGCCTGTGGTACGTGATTTGGTTGTGGACATGAACCAATTCTATGAGCAGTATGAGAAAGTACATCCTTACTTAATCAATGACCAACCAGCGCCTCCTACGGAGCGTTTACAGTCTCCTGAAGATCGTGAGAAGTTAAATGGTCTATATGAGTGTATTTTATGTGCTTGCTGTTCAACCAGCTGCCCATCATTCTGGTGGAATCCTGATAAGTTCCTAGGCCCATCTGCCTTACTTAACGCTTATCGTTTTGTTGCAGACAGCCGTGATAGTGATACTCAAGCGCGTTTGGCACGTATGGATGATCCATTCAGTCTATTCCGTTGCCGCGGTATTATGAACTGTGTGGCGGTATGTCCTAAGGGTCTAAACCCAACACGTGCTATCGGTCATCTACGTAACTTGTTACTAGAACAAGCCGGTTAG
- the sdhA gene encoding succinate dehydrogenase flavoprotein subunit, whose protein sequence is MATRQDNTISNIKTLNYDSVIVGGGGSGMRAALQLAEGGMKVAVITKVFPTRSHTVAAQGGIGASLGNMSDDNWHFHFYDTVKGSDWLGDQDAIEFMCREAPKVVYELEHMGMPFDRNADGTIYQRPFGGHTSNYGEKAVQRACAAADRTGHALLHTLYQKNLEAGTEFFIEWIALDLIKDEDGNINGVVAIEQETGTVAVFQATNTVLATGGAGRIFAASTNAYINTGDGLGMAVRAGIPLQDMEFWQFHPTGVFGAGVLLTEGCRGEGAILRNKDGEAFMERYAPTVKDLAPRDLVSRSMDQEIKEGRGCGPNADHIVMDMTHLGVDTIMKRLPSVFEIGKNFANVDITKQPIPVIPTIHYMMGGIPTTINGQVIVPDLEGNVDEHGLYTEGKIVKGLYAIGECACVSVHGANRLGTNSLLDLVVFGRAAGKHIIDDYHHADHAYKPIDPRVLDYTVGRLNKLQQSTSGYNAQEVADEIRATMQKHASVFRTQALMDEGVEKLLALQEKVDNIHLADKSQVFNTARIEALEVANLYEVAKATMLSASKRKECRGAHTVLDYERPEDDAVAPNGRNDNEWMKHTIWYSEGNKIVYKPVRKVPLTVDYVEPKVRVY, encoded by the coding sequence ATGGCAACTAGACAAGACAATACAATTAGCAATATTAAAACCCTAAATTACGACTCTGTTATCGTTGGCGGTGGCGGCTCAGGCATGCGTGCAGCACTGCAATTAGCAGAAGGCGGCATGAAAGTAGCTGTCATTACCAAAGTATTCCCAACCCGTTCGCACACTGTTGCAGCGCAAGGTGGTATTGGGGCAAGCCTTGGTAACATGAGTGATGATAACTGGCACTTCCATTTCTATGACACCGTAAAAGGGTCTGACTGGTTGGGTGACCAAGACGCTATCGAATTTATGTGCCGTGAAGCGCCAAAAGTAGTTTATGAGCTTGAGCACATGGGTATGCCTTTTGACCGTAACGCAGATGGCACTATTTATCAGCGCCCATTCGGTGGTCATACCTCAAACTATGGTGAAAAAGCGGTACAACGTGCTTGTGCAGCAGCTGACCGTACCGGTCACGCTCTATTACACACGCTATATCAAAAGAACCTCGAAGCGGGTACTGAATTCTTCATCGAATGGATCGCTTTAGATCTTATCAAAGATGAAGACGGCAATATCAACGGTGTGGTCGCTATTGAGCAAGAGACAGGTACTGTGGCCGTATTCCAAGCCACTAATACTGTTTTAGCAACTGGTGGTGCTGGCCGTATTTTCGCTGCTTCAACTAACGCTTACATTAATACTGGTGATGGCCTAGGTATGGCAGTACGTGCGGGTATTCCATTACAAGATATGGAATTCTGGCAGTTCCACCCAACCGGTGTGTTCGGTGCTGGTGTACTCTTAACCGAAGGTTGTCGTGGTGAAGGTGCTATCTTACGTAATAAAGATGGCGAAGCTTTCATGGAACGTTATGCCCCAACGGTTAAAGATTTAGCACCACGTGACTTAGTATCACGTTCAATGGACCAAGAGATCAAAGAAGGCCGTGGTTGTGGTCCAAATGCGGATCATATCGTAATGGACATGACTCACTTAGGTGTGGATACCATTATGAAGCGTCTGCCTTCAGTATTTGAGATTGGTAAAAACTTTGCCAACGTTGATATTACTAAGCAGCCTATTCCAGTTATCCCAACCATTCACTATATGATGGGCGGTATCCCAACCACAATTAATGGTCAGGTTATTGTTCCAGATTTAGAAGGTAATGTAGACGAACACGGCCTATACACAGAAGGTAAGATCGTTAAAGGTCTATATGCCATTGGTGAGTGTGCTTGTGTGAGTGTTCACGGTGCTAACCGTTTAGGAACTAACTCATTACTTGACTTAGTTGTGTTTGGTCGTGCCGCTGGTAAACACATCATTGATGATTACCATCATGCTGACCATGCGTACAAGCCAATCGATCCTCGTGTACTTGATTACACTGTTGGTCGCTTGAACAAGCTTCAGCAGTCAACTTCAGGTTACAATGCCCAAGAAGTGGCTGACGAAATCCGCGCAACCATGCAAAAGCACGCCAGTGTATTCCGTACTCAAGCATTGATGGACGAAGGGGTTGAGAAGTTATTGGCCCTTCAAGAAAAAGTGGACAACATCCACTTAGCGGATAAATCTCAAGTATTTAATACGGCGCGTATTGAAGCTTTAGAAGTGGCTAACCTTTATGAAGTGGCTAAAGCTACTATGCTTTCAGCTTCTAAGCGTAAAGAATGTCGTGGTGCTCATACCGTACTTGATTATGAGCGTCCAGAAGATGATGCTGTTGCACCAAACGGTCGTAACGACAACGAATGGATGAAGCATACTATTTGGTATTCTGAAGGCAACAAGATTGTTTATAAGCCTGTTCGCAAAGTACCGCTTACTGTTGATTACGTTGAACCAAAAGTACGCGTTTACTAA
- the sdhD gene encoding succinate dehydrogenase, hydrophobic membrane anchor protein, which yields MKSATGLTGSGSRDWVMQRISAVVLAVYAVVMVSFFLFNGHIGYDQWVTFIMSMPMRLLSLLAIVALAVHAWVGMWTVFTDYVKSTGLRIVLQAAMIIAILVYLFWGVMIFWGRGIM from the coding sequence ATTAAAAGTGCGACAGGCCTAACTGGCTCAGGCTCGCGCGACTGGGTAATGCAGCGTATTAGTGCTGTGGTATTAGCCGTATATGCTGTTGTGATGGTAAGCTTCTTCTTATTCAATGGCCATATTGGTTATGACCAGTGGGTAACGTTTATCATGAGTATGCCAATGCGTTTATTAAGCTTATTGGCGATTGTTGCCTTGGCAGTACACGCATGGGTAGGGATGTGGACGGTATTTACCGACTATGTTAAATCTACCGGCTTACGCATCGTACTACAGGCTGCTATGATTATCGCAATTTTGGTATACCTATTCTGGGGCGTCATGATTTTTTGGGGCCGCGGTATCATGTAA
- the sdhC gene encoding succinate dehydrogenase, cytochrome b556 subunit: MKSNRPINLPLSQVISVNSSPTARASILHRISGIILFILIPVMLWLLQTSLSSPQNFDAVFDNMVLRFIAWIFVAATAYHFVMGIKHLFADMGFNEELQSGRTASIVSLVIAAILIVLSFIWVMF, from the coding sequence GTGAAAAGCAACCGACCGATTAATCTGCCACTTAGCCAAGTGATAAGCGTTAACAGTTCACCGACGGCCAGAGCTTCGATTTTACATCGTATTTCAGGAATTATTCTTTTCATCTTAATTCCAGTGATGCTGTGGCTTTTGCAAACTTCTTTATCTTCTCCTCAAAATTTTGATGCTGTTTTTGACAACATGGTACTGCGCTTTATTGCGTGGATCTTTGTTGCTGCCACTGCTTACCATTTTGTAATGGGTATCAAACATTTATTTGCCGATATGGGCTTCAATGAAGAACTACAGTCTGGTAGAACAGCGTCAATTGTGAGCCTTGTTATTGCCGCTATATTGATAGTACTGTCATTTATATGGGTGATGTTCTAA